The Colias croceus chromosome 21, ilColCroc2.1 genome window below encodes:
- the LOC123701517 gene encoding thioredoxin-like protein 4A, with protein MSYMLGHLHNGWQVDQAILSEEDRVVVIRFGHDWDPTCMKMDEVLYSIAEKVKNFAVIYLVDITEVPDFNKMYELYDPCTVMFFFRNKHIMIDLGTGNNNKINWPLEDKQEMIDIIETVYRGARKGRGLVVSPKDYSTKYRY; from the exons aTGAGTTACATGTTAGGACATCTTCACAATGGTTGGCAGGTGGATCAAGCCATATTATCAGAAGAGGATCGCGTTGTA GTAATAAGATTTGGTCATGACTGGGACCCTACCTGCATGAAAATGGATGAAGTATTATATAGTATTGCTGAAAAAGTAAAGAACTTTGCTGTCATTTATCTAGTGGACATTACTGAAGTTCCagatttcaataaaat GTATGAATTGTACGATCCTTGCACAGTTATGTTCTTCTTCCGAAACAAACACATAATGATTGACTTGGGCACCGGtaacaacaacaaaatcaaTTGGCCACTAgaagataaacaagaaatgATTGATATTATTGAGACAGTGTATAGAGGAGCTCGGAAAGGCAGAGGTCTTGTGGTATCACCTAAGGACTACTCTACGAAATATAGATATTGA